The following DNA comes from Halarsenatibacter silvermanii.
AAATCGGTACGAGCTCAGAATGAATAAATGCAGGGATGGAATTTTAGCGTTAAAAAGAAATATTACAGCGCGAAAAGAAAAAGAAGGAAAAATTAAAGAAAAGAACAGATTTTTAGAAGGAGAGATTTCGGAAGTAGTTGAATTTGGCAGGGATATCACTGAACACCAGAAAGCCCAGAAGGAATTGAAAAAGGCAAAAGATGAACAGCAGCTGCTGCTTGACAATATTGATGTACAGGTATGGCTTTTAGAGGATGAGCGGACATACAGGAGAGTAAATGATGCTTTTGCTGAATTTGTCGGCCTGGATAAAAAAGAGATCTTAAATAGCGATGTTCGTGAGGTTAGAAAAGCAAGAGAAAATAAGCAGAGCTGTCTGCAGGGCAATAAAGAAGTTTTTGTCAGTAAAGAGCGAAGAGATAGTCTTAAATTCAGCCGGGGAAGAACGCGCGCTGCTGATCACCAAAACACCGATACTCGCCGACTCAGGAGAGGTCGAATACGTGATCTGCACAGGCAAAGACGTGACCGAGTTAAAGAGAACACAGGAGAAGCTCAAAATAAGAGAGGAGCAGTACCGGGAAATATTCGAAACTGCCCCGGTGGGCATTATACTTCACGACAGAGAAGGCAGAATAATCGAGGTGAATGATAGAATTTGCAGGATATCCGGATACAGCGAAGAGGAGCTGGTCGGTAATAATGCTTTTGAATTTTTGGTGCCTGAAGGTCACGGAGAAGAATTCCGGAAAAATATCGACCGGGTGATGAAGGGAGAAGAGCTAAATTATGTGGCAACAGGCTGCAGAAAAGATGGCAGCAGTTTTGATGTTCAGCTCAATGAAGCAAAGGTGAGCCTGCCTGGAGGCGAAGATGGGGTATTATCCATCCAGATGGATATCTCCGAGCTCAAAAAGCAAGAAGAGAAACTAAAATATTTGAGCTACCATGACGGATTGACCGATCTGTATAATCGCTATTATCTGACAGAAGAG
Coding sequences within:
- a CDS encoding sensor domain-containing diguanylate cyclase: MSVKSEEIVLNSAGEERALLITKTPILADSGEVEYVICTGKDVTELKRTQEKLKIREEQYREIFETAPVGIILHDREGRIIEVNDRICRISGYSEEELVGNNAFEFLVPEGHGEEFRKNIDRVMKGEELNYVATGCRKDGSSFDVQLNEAKVSLPGGEDGVLSIQMDISELKKQEEKLKYLSYHDGLTDLYNRYYLTEEMERLNTERQLPISLIMCDVNGLKIINDAYGHKVGDELLVNVADILRSCTRDEDIVSRWAGDEFVILLPQTKKEIALKICTRIENACEKAEFGDIPITLGVGVAAKHDTEEKFE